One window from the genome of Nocardioides panaciterrulae encodes:
- a CDS encoding gas vesicle protein: MTSTLEPTGPAGGTPGGRQIALVDLLDRLLGTGVVLAGDVVISLAGVDLVQVRLHALVTSVRAEMAASAGEVGAP; the protein is encoded by the coding sequence GTGACCTCGACGCTCGAGCCGACCGGGCCCGCCGGCGGGACTCCCGGCGGCCGGCAGATCGCGCTCGTCGACCTGCTCGACCGGCTGCTGGGCACCGGGGTCGTGCTCGCCGGCGACGTGGTGATCTCGCTGGCGGGTGTCGACCTGGTGCAGGTGCGGCTGCACGCCCTGGTCACCTCGGTGCGGGCCGAGATGGCCGCGAGTGCGGGCGAGGTGGGGGCGCCGTGA
- a CDS encoding gas vesicle protein GvpK, whose protein sequence is MSELYRLPQRLETDAEGVERDLFKLVLTIVELVRQLMEKQALRRVEEGDLTDEQIEGLGTGLMHLEQAMEDLKSRFGLTSADLNLDLGPLGTLLGEP, encoded by the coding sequence GTGAGCGAGCTGTACCGGCTCCCCCAGCGTCTCGAGACCGACGCCGAGGGCGTGGAGCGCGACCTGTTCAAGCTGGTGCTGACCATCGTCGAGCTGGTCCGCCAGCTGATGGAGAAGCAGGCGCTGCGCCGGGTCGAGGAGGGCGACCTCACCGACGAGCAGATCGAGGGGCTCGGCACCGGCCTGATGCACCTCGAGCAGGCGATGGAGGACCTCAAGAGCCGCTTCGGGCTCACCTCCGCCGACCTGAACCTCGACCTCGGCCCGCTCGGCACCCTGCTCGGCGAACCCTGA